In the genome of Streptomyces violaceoruber, the window GCCGCCCTTGTCGGCGGTGTACACACCCCCAACCATCAGGCCGCTCCCCATCGCGGTCGTGTGAAGGAAGTACCGACCCGTGAGTCTCGTGACCCTCCTCCCGTTCATCGTGCTCATCGGGGCCATGTTCCTGATGACCCGGTCGGCGAAGAAGAAGCAGCAGCAGGCCGCCAACATGCGGAACGAGATGCAGCCCGGAACCGGTGTCCGCACCATCGGGGGCATGTACGCCACGGTCAAGGAGGTCAACGACGACACGGTCCTCCTCGACGCCGGCCCGGGTGTGGAGCTCCTCTTCGCCAAGAACTCGATCGGTGCCGTCCTCTCCGACGACGAGTACAACCGCATCGTCCACGGCATCGAGCACGACCTGAAGTCCGACGCGGACGTCGTCCCCGACGACGCCTCCTCCCTCACCGAGACCGACGCCTCCGCCGACGACGCCTCCGACGACAAGTCCGTCGACCTCGGCAAGAAGGCCGAGCCCGCCGACGAGACGGCCGACGAGCCCAAGGCCGACGCCGCGCCCGCCGAGGCGAAGACGGACGAGCAGGCGAAGAAGTCCGACGGCGGTTCCGAGGCGAAGTAAGCCGTGCCCCGGGGTGCGCGGGACGGGTTCCCGCGCACCCCGCGTGACGCGCGGCTCGCACGGATCCGGACACCATGTGATGGCCGCCGGTGACGCCTTCTGGGCGCGAAGCGGCCCGAGAGGGAGTACACAAAGGTGGTAGCACCTAAAAAGGGAAAGAATGCGAGCGCTCAGAGTAAGCCCGGGCGCTCGCTGGCCCTGATCCTGATCGCCATCGTGGCGCTCACCGGGGGCATGTTCGCCTCCGGGCACACGACTCCGCGTCTCGGCATCGACCTGGCGGGCGGTACCAGCATCACGCTCCGGGCCGTGCCGGAGGCGGGCCAGGAGTCCGCGATCAACAAGACCAACATGGACACCGCGGTCGAGATCATGAACCGCCGTGTCAATGGTCTGGGTGTTTCCGAGGCCGAGGTCCAGACCCAGGGCGACCGGAACATCATCGTCAACATCCCCAAGGGGACGAACTCGAAGGAAGCCCGGCAGCAGGTCGGCACCACCGCCAAGCTGTACTTCCGTCCGGTCCTCGCCACCGAACTCTCCGGCGCCAACGCGACGGGCACCCCCTCGGCGAGCGAGACCGGCGGCGCCTCTGACAAGGCGACCGACAAGGCCACGGACAAGGCCACGGACAAGGCGACCGACGGCGACAAGGCCACCGACGGCGACAAGGCGAGCGGCACGCCGTCCGACTCCGCCTCGGCGAGCGCCACCAGCCAGGGCCGCGCCGCCAGCGACGCCCTGAAGGCCGACCCCAGCCCGTCCGCGACGAGCTCCGACGGCGCCTCCCCGTCCCCGAGCGCCAGCGCCTCCGGCGACGACGCCACCGCCAAGCTGCAGCAGCAGTACGCGGCCCTGGACTGCACCGACAAGAACGCCCGCGCCAAGGCCGGCGACGGCGCCAAGCCGGACGAGCAGACCGTGGCCTGCGGCCAGAACTCGCAGGGCCAGTGGCAGAAGTACATCCTCGGCGCCGCCGCGGTCGACGGCACCGAGGTCGACGAGGCCGAGGCCGTCTACAACACGCAGACCGCCGCCGGCTGGACCGTGACGATGAAGTTCACGGACAAGGGCAGCAAGAAGTTCGCGGACATCACCGGCAAGCTGGCGCAGAACCAGTCCCCGCAGAACCAGTTCGCCATCGTCCTGGACAACGAGGTCGTCTCCGACCCGTACGTCAGCCAGGCGCTCACCGGCGGCAACGCGGAGATCTCCGGCAGCTTCGACCAGGAGGAGGCCCAGAGCCTCGCCAACATGCTGTCCTACGGCGCGCTGCCGCTGACCTTCAAGGAGGACAGCGTCACCACCGTCACCGCCGCGCTCGGCGGTGAGCAGCTCAAGGCCGGTCTGATCGCGGGCGCGATCGGCCTCGCCCTGGTCGTCCTCTACCTGCTGTTCTACTACCGCGGGCTGTCGTTCATCGCCGTCTGCTCGCTGCTGGTCTCGGCCGGCCTCACGTACGTGATCATGGCGCTGCTCGGCCCGACCATCGGCTTCGCGCTGAACCTGCCGGCCGTGTGCGGTGCCATCGTCGCCATCGGCATCACGGCGGACTCGTTCATCGTGTACTTCGAACGCGTCCGAGACGAGATCCGGGAGGGCCGCACGCTGCGTCCCGCCGTCGAGCGGGCCTGGCCGCGCGCCCGGCGCACCATCCTCGTCTCCGACTTCGTGTCCTTCCTCGCCGCCGCGGTGCTCTTCATCGTCACCGTCGGCAAGGTGCAGGGCTTCGCGTTCACGCTGGGTCTGACGACCCTGCTCGACGTGGTGGTGGTCTTCCTCTTCACCAAGCCGCTGCTGACGCTGATGGCGCGCCGCAAGTTCTTCGCGAGCGGTCACAAGTGGTCCGGCCTCGACCCCAAGGCCCTGGGGGCCAAGCCTCCGCTGCGCCGCACCCGCCGTCCCTCCCGTCCTGCCGCCGGCCCTGTCGACCCGAAGGAGGCGTGAGAGATGTCGAAGCTCGGCACACTCGGCGCCCGACTGCACCACGGCGAGGTCGGCTACGACTTCGTCAAGAACCGCAAGATCTGGTACGGCATCTCGATCCTCATCACCATCACGGCCATCGTCGGCCTGGCGGTGCGCGGCCTGCACATGGGCATCGAGTTCCAGGGCGGCGCGGTCTTCACCACCCCGAAGAACATGAGCGCCTCGGTCGCCCAGACCGAGACCTGGGCGGAGGAGGCCTCCGGCCACGACGCCATCGTCCAGAAGCTCGGCGACGGCAGCCTCCGCATCCAGATCGCGGGCACCGACACCCAGCAGTCGGACCAGATCAAGGAGGACCTCTCCAAGAACCTGGACGTCTCCGCGGAGAAGATCAACGCCGACCTGGTCGGCCCCAGCTGGGGTGACCAGATCGCGAACAAGGCCTGGCAGGGCCTCGGGATCTTCATGGTCCTCGTGGTGATCTACCTGGCGATCGCGTTCGAGTGGCGGATGGCACTGGCCGCCTTCGTCGCACTGATCCACGACATCACCATCACCGTGGGCATCTACGCCCTGGTCGGCTTCGAGGTCACACCCGGCACGGTGATCGGTCTGCTGACGATCCTCGGTTACTCGCTCTACGACACGGTCGTCGTCTTCGACAGCCTCAAGGAGCAGACCCGGGACATCACCAAGCAGACCCGCTGGACCTACGCGGAGATCGCCAACCGCTCGATCAACAGCACCCTGGTCCGCTCCATCAACACCACGGTGGTCGCGCTGCTGCCGGTGGCGGGCCTGCTGTTCATCGGCGGCGGTGTCCTCGGTGCCGGCATGCTCAACGACATCTCGCTGTCGCTGTTCGTCGGTCTCGCCGCGGGCGCCTACTCGTCGATCTTCATCGCCACGCCGCTCGTCGCCGACCTCAAGGAGGCCGAGCCGCAGATGAAGGCCCTCAAGAAGCGGGTCCTCGCCAAGCGTGCCCAGGGGGCCGCCAAGGGCGAGAGCGCGGAGTCCGCGGCCGACGAGGGGGCGTACGACGCCGACGAGCCGGACGACGCCGCACCCGCGGTCGTCGGTCCCCGCAACCAGCCCGCGTCCCGTGGCAGGGGCCGCGGCCGGCCTTCGGGGAAGCGCCGATGACCGAGCCGACCGGCATCACGGAGCTGCTGCTCAGCCGCATCCGTGACGTGGCCGACTACCCGGAGCCGGGCGTGGTGTTCAAGGACATCACCCCGCTCCTGGCGGACCCGGGGGCGTTCGCCGCCCTGACCGACGCGCTCGCCGAGGCTGCCGGGCGCACCGGCGCCACCAAGGTCGTCGGCCTGGAGGCCCGCGGCTTCATCCTCGGCGCCCCGGTGGCCCTGAGGGCGGGTCTCGGCTTCATCCCCGTGCGCAAGGCGGGCAAGCTCCCCGGAGCCACGCTCAGCCAGGCGTACGACCTGGAGTACGGCTCCGCCGAGATCGAGGTGCACGCCGAGGACCTCACCGCGGGCGACCGCGTGCTGGTCGTCGACGACGTCCTCGCCACCGGCGGCACCGCCGAGGCCTCGCTGGAGCTGATCCGCCGGGCCGGTGCCGAGGTCGCCGGCCTCGCCGTGCTGATGGAGCTGGGCTTCCTCGGCGGGCGGGCCCGGCTGGAGCCGGCGCTGGCCGGGGCACCGCTGGAGGCACTGCTCACGGTCTGAACCACGCGAACCGCACGGCTGGGGCGGGCCCGGAGGAATCCGGCGCCCGCCCCAGGCGTTGCAGGGGTTGACGGCCGTCACAGGCCCTCACATTGGCCAGAAGGCGATCCTGGAGGGCAGGATCGCTACCATGGGGTATCCGGAGCCTGACCGGGGGACCCGGATCGCGCACGAGGAGTCCTCTTGCCAGACGAGGCCCAGCCACTGACCGCCGCAAAGCCCGAGTCCGCCTCGGCGTCCGCGGCGAAGCCCGCGCCGAGCGCGCCCCAGGCGAAGAACGACACGCACGGGCCGATCCAGCACGCCCCGGCCGCACCGGTCGACAAGCCGGCCGAGCAGCAGCCGCGCCCCAAGCCGCTGCCGGCCGAGCGCCCGCAGAACGCGCCCGTGGTCCGCGCCCCCGCCGGGCAGCCCGCCCGCTCCGGCTCCTCCAACCGCGTCCGCGCCCGCCTGGCCCGCCTCGGCGTGCAGCGCGCCAACCCGTACAACCCGGTCCTGGAGCCGCTGCTGCGCATAGTGCGCGGCAACGACCCGAAGATCGAGACGTCGACCCTGCGCCAGATCGAGCGGGCCTACCAGGTCGCCGAACGCTGGCACCGCGGCCAGAAGCGCAAGAGCGGCGACCCGTACATCACGCACCCGCTCGCCGTCACCACCATCCTCGCCGAGCTGGGCATGGATCCGGCCACGCTGATGGCCGGGCTGCTGCACGACACCGTCGAGGACACCGAGTACGGCCTGGAGGACCTGCGCCGCGACTTCGGCGACGTCGTCACCCTGCTCGTCGACGGCGTCACCAAGCTGGACAAGGTCAAGTTCGGGGAGGCCGCGCAGGCCGAGACCGTGCGCAAGATGGTCGTCGCCATGGCCAAGGACCCGCGCGTCCTGGTCATCAAGCTCGCCGACCGCCTGCACAACATGCGCACCATGCGCTACCTCAAGCGCGAGAAGCAGGAGAAGAAGGCACGCGAGACCCTGGAGATCTACGCGCCGCTCGCCCATCGCCTGGGCATGAACACCATCAAGTGGGAGCTGGAGGACCTCGCCTTCGCGATCCTCTACCCCAAGATGTACGACGAGATCGTCCGCCTGGTCGCCGAGCGCGCCCCCAAGCGCGACGAGTACCTCGCCGTCGTCACCGACGAGGTCCAGCAGGACCTGCGCGCGGCCCGCATCAAGGCGACCGTCACCGGCCGCCCCAAGCACTACTACAGCGTCTACCAGAAGATGATCGTCCGCGGCCGGGACTTCGCGGAGATCTACGACCTGGTGGG includes:
- the secD gene encoding protein translocase subunit SecD, whose amino-acid sequence is MVAPKKGKNASAQSKPGRSLALILIAIVALTGGMFASGHTTPRLGIDLAGGTSITLRAVPEAGQESAINKTNMDTAVEIMNRRVNGLGVSEAEVQTQGDRNIIVNIPKGTNSKEARQQVGTTAKLYFRPVLATELSGANATGTPSASETGGASDKATDKATDKATDKATDGDKATDGDKASGTPSDSASASATSQGRAASDALKADPSPSATSSDGASPSPSASASGDDATAKLQQQYAALDCTDKNARAKAGDGAKPDEQTVACGQNSQGQWQKYILGAAAVDGTEVDEAEAVYNTQTAAGWTVTMKFTDKGSKKFADITGKLAQNQSPQNQFAIVLDNEVVSDPYVSQALTGGNAEISGSFDQEEAQSLANMLSYGALPLTFKEDSVTTVTAALGGEQLKAGLIAGAIGLALVVLYLLFYYRGLSFIAVCSLLVSAGLTYVIMALLGPTIGFALNLPAVCGAIVAIGITADSFIVYFERVRDEIREGRTLRPAVERAWPRARRTILVSDFVSFLAAAVLFIVTVGKVQGFAFTLGLTTLLDVVVVFLFTKPLLTLMARRKFFASGHKWSGLDPKALGAKPPLRRTRRPSRPAAGPVDPKEA
- the yajC gene encoding preprotein translocase subunit YajC, yielding MSLVTLLPFIVLIGAMFLMTRSAKKKQQQAANMRNEMQPGTGVRTIGGMYATVKEVNDDTVLLDAGPGVELLFAKNSIGAVLSDDEYNRIVHGIEHDLKSDADVVPDDASSLTETDASADDASDDKSVDLGKKAEPADETADEPKADAAPAEAKTDEQAKKSDGGSEAK
- the secF gene encoding protein translocase subunit SecF yields the protein MSKLGTLGARLHHGEVGYDFVKNRKIWYGISILITITAIVGLAVRGLHMGIEFQGGAVFTTPKNMSASVAQTETWAEEASGHDAIVQKLGDGSLRIQIAGTDTQQSDQIKEDLSKNLDVSAEKINADLVGPSWGDQIANKAWQGLGIFMVLVVIYLAIAFEWRMALAAFVALIHDITITVGIYALVGFEVTPGTVIGLLTILGYSLYDTVVVFDSLKEQTRDITKQTRWTYAEIANRSINSTLVRSINTTVVALLPVAGLLFIGGGVLGAGMLNDISLSLFVGLAAGAYSSIFIATPLVADLKEAEPQMKALKKRVLAKRAQGAAKGESAESAADEGAYDADEPDDAAPAVVGPRNQPASRGRGRGRPSGKRR
- a CDS encoding adenine phosphoribosyltransferase; translation: MTEPTGITELLLSRIRDVADYPEPGVVFKDITPLLADPGAFAALTDALAEAAGRTGATKVVGLEARGFILGAPVALRAGLGFIPVRKAGKLPGATLSQAYDLEYGSAEIEVHAEDLTAGDRVLVVDDVLATGGTAEASLELIRRAGAEVAGLAVLMELGFLGGRARLEPALAGAPLEALLTV